The genomic DNA ACACCTACGAACAACTCGCGCAAATGATCGACCATTCCCTGCTGCATCCGACCATGACTGATCAGGAATTGGAGGAAGGGTGTGCACTTGCCGCCAGGTACGGAGTCGCGTCGGTATGCATCAAACCGTACTACGTGCAACGAGCGGCACAGTTGCTCAAAGATACCGATGTAAAAGTCGGCGCGGTGATCGGCTTTCCCCACGGCAACAGCACCACCGAGTCCAAACGGTATGAGACCGAGCAGGCCTGCAACGACGGCGCGGTGGAAATCGATATGGTCATCAATATCGGCAAAGCCCTCAGCGGCGACTGGGATTACGTCGAGCGCGATATCCGGGCAGTATGCGAGGAAGCGCACCGGCGCGGGGCCAAAGTGAAGGTCATCTTCGAAAATGATTACCTCACCAGCGGGGGAGCGGGTCTGAATAGCAGTGATTTCAAGCGCAAACTCTGCGTGCTGTCCGAACGCGCCGAGGCTGACTGGATCAAGACCTCGACCGGCTACGGCTTTGTGAAAGGAGCGGATGGGAAATACAGCTATAAAGGGGCGACCGAAGCGGACCTGGAGTTGATGCGAGCCAGCGTTTCCGCGAAGGTCCAAGTCAAAGCGGCAGGCGGGGTGAGGGATCTGGACGGTCTGATTCGCGTGCGCGAGCTGGGCGCTACTCGCTGCGGCGCGTCGGCCACGGCCTCCATCCTGGATGAATATAAGAAACGCGCCCAAGCGGGGCGCAGTTCTTTGTCGCGAGAACACGTCCATTCCCAATACAAAGAACCTGGTCCGCGACAAAAAACATGCGATGTTCAGCAATTGAGTGGCCTTCTTTTGAACAGGAGGAAACAGAGGAAATAGAGGTTCTCCCTGCGTTTTCCGGGTTTTCTCTTGTTCAGGCTGACCACTCATTTCGTGAACACCACACTAACGCGTGTGAGGCGCGCCGCTTCGAGCATGTCGAGGACTTGGGGTAGGTCGGTGACTTTGAGCACGTTCAAATAATCGGGCCCCTGCATGTGCGACTCGGGTTTTGAGTTGATCGGCGGGCAAGTGGTCAGAGAGGCGCAACTCCTGGGGTTGAAAGAACGGCTTGGCGGCCATCTCGATGAGGGGTTGATGATTCTTGAGGAAGCGGTTGAACCAGCAGAAGACCCCTGCGCCCCCGGTTTCAAACTTTATTAGCTTGCCTCCGGCGACCTGACCCTCAAAAATGCCCTCCGGTGTCGAACCTTATTTGTCCTAAGCCAAAATGACTCGCGTTGAAAATCAACCGCTTAGGTGGGGTTTCAGTTTCCAACTTTATTGTTCATCTGCGCTTGAAACCCCGAACCCCTAACAACCCTCCAAAATGAATCTCAATACATTATGAAATCATACCCCCGCACCCTTGCGATTTGCGCCCTTTTGTCGGTCGCTTCCGCCCTTCAGGCAGCGGACACCGGCTCGGCATTTTACGGCGACCCGCCGGATGAGCATCATCCCTGGGCGGTTCATGACCGGAATCGGCCACAACCCAAACCCGTCACGCCAGGCACCTGCAGCACGCAGGAAGAGCCCGGCAAACCGCCTTCCGACGCCATTATCCTGTTCGACGGTCACGACCTGAGTCATTGGGAAGCAGACGAAGGGGAGGGCGTTCCGACCAAATGGGTGATCAACAATGGTGCCATGGAATGCGTGCCCGGCTCCGGGTTCATCCGGACAAAGGACAAAATTGGCGATTGCCAGCTCCACGTCGAGTGGGCCGCGCCGACGAAAATCGAGGGCCACAGCCAGGGTCGCGGCAACAGCGGCGTTTTCCTCATGGGCCTTGTCGAGGTCCAGGTGCTGGATAACTACAATAACCCGACCTATGCGGACGGTTTTGCCGGCGCCGTGTACGGTGTTAACCCGCCCCTGGCAAACGCCTTGAAGCCCCCGGGCGAGTTTCAGTCCTATGACATCGTTTTTCGCCGTCCGCTGTACAAGGAAGGCCAGGAAATCGATCCCGGCTCCGTTACCGTCTTTCTTAACGGCGTTTTGCTTCAGGACCATACCCGGCTCGAAGGCCCTACTGGCCATATGCGCCGTGCCAAACCTGAGCCCTTCCCGGAGGCGGGGCCGCTCAAACTCCAGGACCATGGAAACCCGGTGCGCTATCGCAATATCTGGTATCGCCCGCTCCCCCCCAATGCCATCGAAGGCGGCACGGATGGCTATCTGACCACCGAAGCCACCATGGCCAAACGCAAGGAAATTGCCGCCATGCTCCGCCAGCAAGCCGACCAGCTCAAAAACCCTTCAGACCCTCTCCCTGAATTGCTGCGGTTGTCCGAGTCCCTCGTGTACGACAGAGATGATGCGGCAGCCCAAAGGGCAGGGGACCTGGCCACCCAGTACCTATCCGATTTGCAGCAGCTCCCTGAAGACAAGCTGGCGGCCAGGAAAGATGAGATCAAACACCTGCGCGATGTGTCCCGTTACCTCGCCAAATGGGACATCATCCCCGAAGATTACGAAGGCAAAGCTCAACTCGAAAAAATCGTCAAAGACCACAACTGGGATAAAAAGTAGCACGGGCCAGCAGCCAAAGATGGCCCAGCGCATTACGCGAAGATAGAAAAAGGCGCATTTCTGCTTGGGCGAAGCCCCTGGAGTGCGGGGCATATCGCCGAAGAGATGCATCCTCTATCCATTCGCGAGCCGCGGCCGGGTGTTTATCAAGGCGGCCTTGGCGCCGCGTTTCTGGGCGTGGACCAAACTGGAACACATCCGTACTTCCATAATGCACCGCCACTCGTTCGGCTTCAATGTTGCCTGTAGAATTGGAAGGGATAAGGTCAAAGCCGAATCTAACGCTGAGACTTGAGTGGAAACGGCAAGGACATGGGGCATAGCGCGGCTGAAGGAATTGGTTGGGCCGGCCTTTTTCCGCAATGTGTTTGTGGTGATGACCGGAACTGCGGTTGCGCAACTGATCGGGTTCTTGTTCTCACCCATTTTGAGCCGGTTGTACGGGCCGCCGGACTTTGGCGAATTTGGGGCGTATTTGTCCCTGACAATGGTGATCGTCGCGGCGGTGACTCTCAATTATTCCGATACGGTCATGTTGCCCAAGGAGGATCGAGAGGCAGCGCCGCTCCTGCTGGTGGCCTGCGGGGCGGCGGTTTTGATTGCTTCCGGGACGGCGGTCTTCTGTCTAGTTGCTTCCGGTCCGGTGTTGAAGTTAATCGGCTTAGGCGGTTTGGGGCGGCTGGTGTGGTTTGTGCCGATTTCGGTTCTGCTGTTGGGGATGAGCCAATCGCTGGCGTCGTGGTGCGCGCGGGTGAAGGCGTTCAAGAGGACTTCGCAATCGCAGGTCCTGCGATCCTCGATGAACT from Verrucomicrobiia bacterium includes the following:
- the deoC gene encoding deoxyribose-phosphate aldolase, producing the protein MKYTYEQLAQMIDHSLLHPTMTDQELEEGCALAARYGVASVCIKPYYVQRAAQLLKDTDVKVGAVIGFPHGNSTTESKRYETEQACNDGAVEIDMVINIGKALSGDWDYVERDIRAVCEEAHRRGAKVKVIFENDYLTSGGAGLNSSDFKRKLCVLSERAEADWIKTSTGYGFVKGADGKYSYKGATEADLELMRASVSAKVQVKAAGGVRDLDGLIRVRELGATRCGASATASILDEYKKRAQAGRSSLSREHVHSQYKEPGPRQKTCDVQQLSGLLLNRRKQRK
- a CDS encoding DUF1080 domain-containing protein; translation: MKSYPRTLAICALLSVASALQAADTGSAFYGDPPDEHHPWAVHDRNRPQPKPVTPGTCSTQEEPGKPPSDAIILFDGHDLSHWEADEGEGVPTKWVINNGAMECVPGSGFIRTKDKIGDCQLHVEWAAPTKIEGHSQGRGNSGVFLMGLVEVQVLDNYNNPTYADGFAGAVYGVNPPLANALKPPGEFQSYDIVFRRPLYKEGQEIDPGSVTVFLNGVLLQDHTRLEGPTGHMRRAKPEPFPEAGPLKLQDHGNPVRYRNIWYRPLPPNAIEGGTDGYLTTEATMAKRKEIAAMLRQQADQLKNPSDPLPELLRLSESLVYDRDDAAAQRAGDLATQYLSDLQQLPEDKLAARKDEIKHLRDVSRYLAKWDIIPEDYEGKAQLEKIVKDHNWDKK